Proteins encoded within one genomic window of Nonomuraea gerenzanensis:
- a CDS encoding helicase-associated domain-containing protein — MEFTEWIRGRTDEQLRALVSARPELITPVPAHLEGLASRAASPSAIGRVLDRLDRFTLAVVETLAVREQPTSKEALHDLIGGALASGDPGQPQAAGGGPPGDPEPALSTALDRLRDLALVYGPDDALELGPGVRKVLDDPAGLGPRALDAFRHHAPEQLEEMADDVAPGTAGSGKERLAAALAKPAGLVASVSPEARGALDQLVWGPPTGRVPNARREVRVASARSPIEELLARGLLAATGEESVTLPREVGLFLRGGRVHRDLLAVPPPLHGATRDPSLADRTAAGQAFSFVRAVEELCERWSAEPPGVLRTGGLGVRDLKRAAGELDLPEWVTALVVEVAHAAGLIAAGGGVDGEWLPTSGYDLWRVRPTADRWTMLAGTWLHMDRVPGLVGERDDRDRPLNALHTDLRRSSAPGVRAATLGVLAAAPGLAPDRDSVLERLAWEQPRRRGPLREQLVDFTLREAEQVGVTGLGALSGHGRALIEGGEAAEALAPLLPEPVDHVLLQADLTAVAPGPLTSELNRWMTLTADVESKGGATVYRFSESSIRRALDAGHGGEELVSMLARHSATPVPQALSYLVTDVARRHGRIRVGTASAYVRCDDPALLDQITADRRSAALRLRRLAPTVIASRSSRAALVDSLRAMGYSPVAESLDGDVIISQLESRRTEGVAPARAVASPNGLDPEVAAAAVRALRAGDAAHLARREPVDAPGGQVPRGPATATISALQEAIKQGVRVWIGYLDSQGNATSRILEPARMEGGYLTAYDETRAAVHRFALHRITGVAGL, encoded by the coding sequence ATGGAGTTCACGGAGTGGATCAGGGGGCGCACCGACGAACAGCTACGGGCGCTCGTCTCCGCGCGTCCCGAGCTGATCACTCCGGTGCCCGCGCATCTGGAGGGTCTCGCCTCGCGGGCCGCCAGTCCTTCGGCGATCGGCAGGGTGCTGGACCGGCTCGACCGGTTCACGCTGGCCGTCGTGGAGACGCTGGCGGTGCGGGAGCAGCCGACCTCGAAGGAGGCGCTGCACGACCTCATCGGCGGGGCTCTGGCGTCCGGCGACCCCGGGCAGCCGCAGGCGGCCGGAGGCGGCCCGCCGGGCGATCCGGAGCCCGCGCTGTCCACGGCGCTCGACAGGCTGCGCGACCTGGCGCTGGTGTACGGGCCCGACGACGCGCTGGAGCTGGGCCCCGGCGTGCGCAAGGTGCTCGACGACCCGGCGGGGCTGGGCCCGAGGGCGCTCGACGCGTTCCGGCACCACGCGCCCGAGCAGCTGGAGGAGATGGCCGACGACGTCGCCCCCGGCACCGCGGGCTCGGGCAAGGAGCGCCTGGCCGCCGCGCTGGCCAAGCCGGCGGGGCTCGTCGCGTCCGTCTCGCCCGAGGCGAGGGGCGCGCTCGACCAGCTCGTCTGGGGCCCGCCGACCGGCCGCGTGCCCAACGCCAGGCGCGAGGTGCGGGTCGCCTCCGCCCGCTCCCCCATCGAGGAGTTGCTCGCCCGCGGCCTGCTGGCCGCCACGGGCGAGGAGAGCGTGACGCTGCCGCGCGAGGTGGGCCTGTTCCTGCGTGGCGGCCGGGTGCACCGCGACCTGCTGGCCGTGCCGCCGCCGCTGCACGGCGCCACGCGCGATCCGAGCCTGGCCGACCGTACGGCGGCGGGGCAGGCGTTCTCGTTCGTCAGGGCCGTGGAGGAGCTGTGCGAGCGGTGGAGCGCCGAGCCGCCCGGCGTGCTGCGTACCGGCGGGCTGGGGGTGCGTGACCTGAAGCGCGCGGCGGGCGAGCTGGACCTGCCGGAGTGGGTGACGGCGCTGGTGGTCGAGGTCGCGCACGCGGCCGGGCTGATCGCGGCGGGCGGCGGCGTCGACGGCGAGTGGCTGCCGACCTCCGGCTACGACCTGTGGCGGGTCAGGCCCACCGCCGACCGGTGGACGATGCTGGCGGGCACGTGGCTGCACATGGACCGGGTGCCCGGCCTGGTCGGCGAGCGCGACGACCGCGACAGGCCGCTCAACGCCCTGCACACCGACCTGCGCCGCTCCTCCGCACCGGGGGTCAGGGCGGCCACGCTGGGCGTGCTGGCCGCGGCGCCGGGGCTGGCGCCCGACCGCGACTCCGTCCTCGAACGGCTGGCGTGGGAGCAGCCGCGCCGCCGCGGGCCGCTGCGCGAGCAGCTCGTCGACTTCACCCTGCGCGAGGCCGAGCAGGTCGGCGTGACGGGGCTGGGCGCGCTGTCCGGGCACGGGCGGGCGCTGATCGAGGGCGGTGAGGCGGCCGAGGCGCTGGCGCCGCTGCTGCCCGAGCCCGTCGATCACGTGCTGCTGCAGGCCGACCTGACCGCCGTCGCGCCGGGGCCGCTGACCAGCGAGCTCAACCGCTGGATGACGCTCACCGCCGACGTCGAGTCCAAGGGCGGGGCCACCGTCTACCGGTTCAGCGAGAGCTCGATCAGGCGTGCGCTCGACGCGGGGCACGGGGGCGAGGAGCTGGTCTCGATGCTGGCCCGCCACTCGGCCACGCCGGTGCCGCAGGCGCTGTCGTACCTGGTGACCGACGTGGCCAGGCGACACGGGCGGATCAGGGTGGGCACCGCGAGCGCGTACGTGCGCTGCGACGACCCCGCACTGCTCGACCAGATCACCGCCGACCGCCGCTCGGCCGCGCTGCGGCTGCGCCGGCTCGCGCCGACCGTCATCGCCTCCCGCTCGTCCAGGGCGGCGCTGGTCGACTCGTTGCGGGCGATGGGGTACTCCCCGGTCGCCGAGTCGCTCGACGGTGACGTGATCATCTCGCAGCTGGAGAGCCGGCGTACCGAAGGGGTCGCCCCTGCGCGCGCCGTGGCCTCGCCCAACGGCCTCGATCCCGAGGTGGCGGCGGCGGCCGTGCGGGCGCTGCGGGCCGGTGACGCCGCGCACCTGGCGCGGCGCGAGCCGGTGGACGCCCCGGGCGGGCAGGTGCCGCGCGGGCCCGCCACGGCCACCATCTCGGCGCTGCAGGAGGCGATCAAGCAGGGGGTGCGGGTGTGGATCGGCTACCTCGACTCCCAGGGCAACGCGACCTCACGCATCCTGGAGCCGGCGCGCATGGAGGGCGGCTACCTGACCGCCTACGACGAGACGAGGGCGGCCGTGCACCGCTTCGCCCTGCACCGCATCACGGGCGTGGCAGGGCTCTGA
- a CDS encoding AMP-binding protein, whose amino-acid sequence MTEQTLGRLAEESWSRFDDHDSVYYEGVWHRSHALAERARRMCGGFAEAGIRPGDRVAVMMANSPEVPIVYQALWAAGAVVTPVVFLVGPQELRHILLDSGARAVVTSPELADNVRAANVDIPIHVDTAELERAAERGPVARDPDDLAALLYTGGTTGRAKGVMLSHHGLWHVAKDAFELSHQEGRNRALVPVPLSHAYGLIITIASLHATEPQQAVLMRWFEPRAFLELAAGQRVHYGTVVPSMIQLLLAEPLEEHPLPDLAYLTCGAAPLGRQTLEEFERRMPGVQILEGYGLTETSAVTTFNPPGRRRPGSVGLPLAGYTITIRDGDGEAMEIGDVGEVCVSGDSLMLGYWGEHEPDPEGTALTGKELRTGDIGCVDDDGYLYIVDRKKDLIIRGGFNVFPRDVEDALNGHPDVVASGVVGRPDPRLGEEVVAFVQLRPDATVTAEELIEWARERVGRVKYPREVRFIDSVPLTSVLKLDRKALRSRLG is encoded by the coding sequence GTGACCGAGCAAACGCTGGGCAGGCTGGCGGAGGAGTCGTGGAGCCGCTTCGACGACCACGACTCGGTGTACTACGAAGGCGTCTGGCACCGCAGTCACGCGCTCGCCGAGCGGGCGCGCCGGATGTGCGGCGGCTTCGCCGAGGCGGGCATCCGGCCGGGCGACCGGGTGGCCGTCATGATGGCCAACTCCCCCGAGGTGCCGATCGTCTACCAGGCGTTGTGGGCGGCGGGCGCGGTGGTGACGCCGGTGGTGTTCCTCGTGGGGCCGCAGGAGCTGCGCCACATCCTGCTCGACAGCGGCGCCCGCGCCGTCGTCACCTCCCCGGAGCTGGCGGACAACGTCCGTGCCGCGAACGTCGACATCCCGATCCATGTGGACACGGCGGAGCTGGAACGCGCGGCGGAGCGCGGCCCCGTCGCCCGCGACCCCGACGACCTGGCCGCGCTCCTCTACACCGGCGGCACGACCGGCAGGGCCAAGGGCGTCATGCTGAGCCACCACGGCCTGTGGCACGTGGCCAAGGACGCCTTCGAGCTGTCCCACCAGGAGGGCAGGAACCGCGCGCTGGTGCCGGTGCCGCTGTCGCACGCGTACGGGCTGATCATCACGATCGCCTCGCTGCACGCGACCGAGCCGCAGCAGGCGGTGCTGATGCGCTGGTTCGAGCCGCGCGCGTTCCTGGAGCTGGCCGCCGGGCAGCGCGTGCACTACGGCACCGTGGTGCCCTCGATGATCCAGCTGCTGCTCGCCGAGCCGCTGGAGGAGCACCCGCTGCCCGACCTGGCCTACCTCACCTGCGGCGCGGCGCCGCTCGGCAGGCAGACGCTGGAGGAGTTCGAGCGCAGGATGCCGGGCGTGCAGATCTTGGAGGGGTACGGGCTGACCGAGACCAGCGCGGTCACCACGTTCAACCCGCCGGGCAGGCGCCGGCCAGGCAGCGTCGGCCTGCCGCTGGCCGGATACACGATCACCATCCGCGACGGCGACGGCGAGGCGATGGAGATCGGCGACGTGGGCGAGGTCTGCGTCTCCGGCGACTCGCTGATGCTCGGCTACTGGGGCGAGCACGAGCCCGACCCGGAGGGCACCGCGCTGACCGGCAAGGAGCTGCGGACCGGCGACATCGGGTGCGTGGACGACGACGGCTACCTCTACATCGTCGACAGGAAGAAGGACCTGATCATCAGGGGCGGCTTCAACGTGTTCCCGCGTGACGTCGAGGACGCGCTCAACGGGCACCCCGACGTCGTGGCGTCGGGCGTCGTGGGCCGGCCCGACCCCCGTCTCGGCGAGGAGGTCGTGGCGTTCGTCCAGCTGAGGCCGGATGCTACGGTGACGGCCGAGGAGCTGATCGAGTGGGCCCGCGAGCGGGTAGGGCGGGTGAAGTACCCGCGCGAGGTCCGCTTCATCGACTCCGTGCCGCTGACGAGCGTGCTCAAGCTCGACCGCAAGGCACTGCGGAGCAGGCTCGGCTGA